One Succinivibrio dextrinosolvens DNA window includes the following coding sequences:
- the recC gene encoding exodeoxyribonuclease V subunit gamma: MSVYSHSFTVKNSNYIEALGYMCTEQMKIPLNDPFAKEQVIVMNSGMKSYLQQFIARQNGICSNVCFVQLWSFTWDIYRKITPDLGEVHYFDHDYIIWTLYQMLHEEHCADSVDALASVKNYIADDADGTKTYELCVQIADTFDQYMMYRNDWILMWDAIAQYQGDRNLLIEEWQKAVTHPKGSAANRMGRNNLLANVLGDNTWQPVLWTMLFNRIIKDPSKIEPSFYDRSMVIEDLCAKLNSLDEESARNANLPQRVFLFGVSSLQPQVIRFLRALAKHVDVNVMLLNPCREYWGDIDSQWNRIFKDFRQALNALKQKLKNKDVSGALKKNIKGNEISGLSISDSDAIYNGKELSTGEDCYDEEGELVEGNSLLLALGKQGKDNLSLMLDSHPGEDRLYIRTNELLRNAYDSVPFNQEIKRLYDSASESVEPSFDNLFIDPVKAGGDSMLHQIQSQMLNLEQPSQRVVISPEDHSLEIHSSFTEQREVECLRDALLSRFKESIGEDGQPTLKPRDCLVMMPKIEKYAPYIEAVFGSVSPSDKNYIPYALSDRSSRDSSQIADAVLKLLDIGVKRITLSLIIDLLTVPSIASRYGFSTDDVDTINVWCQEANIHWGLDEADAKKDSGVDNLPWTFEQGLFRMVQGYLIGDTVEGLPVYTEIEGSDAQVLGRFCLFVENLKHLRDEFILPEESVGRSLDNGEVIKNFKDWSETLEKEIFQKFFYDVNDSKYLESDTYKECCEIKRLCDSVSEVVERLRKENNASDLKIALPVFRSMLMDKLSKSNEVNTFKGSKVTFCSMIPMRAIPFKHIFILGMDDISFPRQDTIPAFNLVGVKGLFRRGDRSRSIDDRYCFMEAILSARESLYISYIGRSPIDNKERNRSTVLEDLFDYICDVFTVKGLDDELSSEQNEVKLEEEISQALKRRLIRQDTLTSFNKDNYISDPGDDRTLRHIPSFDKNSYVADFYKAQGQTGKTREYLGNKGIGYFKVELEDKLTLGVNEIKKWFTDPAAAFLKNNLEIRLPDDGSSVLTDDECFFLNRFKQNGLLQELGSYSTDKNMAETYLQNLSQSGYLPYGVLSDGLKKKLLEGNNLLLKSLYEVEGERVGTEIPYQRTFDVDLSEYAEPLNEPSLKNRILKVEFSGTVVFPNTLINYYSDGDYSANFVLSAVLNSFALHYAGAPSVVNTISKTGEIISFDVKALEEIDCIDRIFINLLKIAVLAMLRPLPVTSKLLTVLGSHTDEDKFFAYSPESKYLYGNYERVSEHLRKFVFCGRDEEDASSVLGPLALYDCLRRCASNFREKSDKTVSKKTAATESSN; the protein is encoded by the coding sequence ATGTCTGTTTACTCACATTCATTCACTGTAAAAAATTCAAACTACATTGAAGCTCTTGGTTACATGTGTACAGAGCAGATGAAGATCCCGCTTAATGATCCATTTGCAAAAGAGCAAGTGATTGTGATGAACTCTGGAATGAAATCCTATCTGCAACAGTTTATCGCCAGGCAGAACGGCATATGTTCCAACGTTTGCTTTGTTCAGTTATGGTCATTTACCTGGGATATCTACAGAAAAATTACCCCAGATCTTGGAGAGGTTCATTATTTCGATCACGATTATATTATCTGGACCTTATATCAGATGCTGCATGAGGAGCATTGTGCCGACTCAGTTGACGCGCTCGCATCAGTTAAGAATTATATTGCAGATGATGCGGATGGTACTAAAACCTATGAGCTATGTGTACAGATAGCAGATACCTTCGATCAGTACATGATGTATCGCAATGACTGGATCTTAATGTGGGATGCTATTGCTCAGTATCAGGGTGACAGGAACCTTTTAATCGAGGAGTGGCAAAAAGCAGTTACTCATCCTAAAGGCTCGGCTGCTAACAGAATGGGTAGAAATAATCTTCTTGCTAATGTGCTGGGAGATAATACCTGGCAGCCGGTATTGTGGACTATGCTCTTTAATCGAATTATCAAGGATCCTTCTAAAATTGAACCTTCATTTTACGACCGATCCATGGTTATCGAGGATCTTTGCGCAAAACTTAATTCTTTGGATGAAGAATCTGCTAGAAACGCCAATCTTCCACAGAGAGTCTTTTTATTTGGTGTGTCTTCACTTCAGCCTCAGGTAATCAGATTTCTTCGTGCTCTTGCCAAGCATGTCGACGTTAATGTAATGCTTTTAAATCCATGCCGTGAATATTGGGGAGACATCGACAGCCAGTGGAACAGAATTTTTAAGGATTTTAGGCAGGCCTTAAATGCTTTAAAACAGAAGCTAAAAAACAAGGATGTCTCTGGAGCTCTAAAGAAAAACATTAAAGGAAATGAGATTTCTGGTTTAAGTATCAGTGATTCCGATGCCATTTATAACGGAAAAGAACTTTCAACCGGTGAAGATTGCTACGATGAAGAGGGCGAGCTTGTAGAGGGAAATTCCTTACTTCTGGCATTAGGTAAGCAGGGCAAGGATAACCTTTCTCTAATGCTAGATTCTCACCCAGGTGAAGACAGACTTTATATAAGAACCAATGAGCTACTGCGTAATGCCTATGATAGTGTGCCTTTTAACCAGGAAATAAAAAGACTTTATGACAGTGCATCAGAATCAGTTGAGCCAAGCTTCGATAATCTTTTTATTGATCCTGTAAAGGCCGGTGGAGACAGCATGCTTCACCAGATTCAGTCGCAGATGCTGAATCTTGAGCAACCATCTCAGAGAGTAGTTATTTCTCCAGAAGATCATTCTTTAGAAATTCATTCTAGCTTTACTGAACAGCGAGAAGTTGAGTGTCTTAGAGATGCTTTATTAAGTCGATTTAAGGAAAGTATTGGCGAGGATGGACAGCCAACTTTAAAACCTCGAGACTGTCTGGTTATGATGCCTAAGATTGAGAAGTATGCTCCTTATATTGAGGCTGTATTCGGCTCTGTATCTCCTTCAGATAAAAACTATATTCCTTATGCCTTATCTGATAGAAGCTCCAGAGACAGCAGTCAGATTGCAGATGCTGTTTTAAAACTTCTGGATATAGGTGTAAAAAGAATCACCTTAAGTCTTATCATTGATCTGCTTACCGTTCCATCTATAGCTTCCCGTTACGGATTTTCAACGGATGATGTGGATACAATAAATGTCTGGTGTCAGGAAGCAAATATTCACTGGGGCCTTGATGAGGCTGATGCAAAAAAGGATTCTGGGGTAGATAATCTGCCATGGACCTTTGAACAGGGCCTTTTCAGAATGGTTCAAGGTTATCTTATTGGGGATACTGTAGAAGGGCTTCCTGTTTATACAGAAATTGAAGGCTCTGATGCACAGGTATTAGGACGTTTCTGTCTTTTTGTTGAGAATCTGAAACATCTGCGAGATGAGTTTATTCTTCCTGAAGAAAGCGTAGGTCGTAGTCTAGATAATGGTGAAGTAATCAAGAATTTTAAGGATTGGAGTGAAACTCTGGAGAAAGAGATTTTTCAGAAATTCTTTTATGATGTAAATGATTCTAAGTATCTTGAGTCTGACACCTACAAAGAATGCTGCGAAATCAAGCGTCTATGTGACAGTGTCAGTGAGGTTGTAGAAAGATTAAGAAAAGAAAACAATGCTTCTGATCTTAAAATTGCTCTGCCAGTTTTCAGAAGCATGCTTATGGATAAGTTATCTAAATCAAACGAGGTTAACACCTTCAAGGGCAGCAAGGTGACCTTCTGCTCAATGATTCCGATGAGAGCTATTCCGTTTAAACATATCTTTATTCTGGGAATGGATGATATCAGTTTTCCAAGACAGGATACGATACCAGCCTTCAATCTTGTTGGAGTTAAAGGTCTCTTCAGACGAGGTGATCGTTCTAGAAGTATTGATGATCGCTACTGTTTTATGGAGGCAATCCTGTCTGCAAGAGAGTCATTGTACATATCTTACATCGGAAGAAGTCCTATAGATAACAAGGAGCGAAATCGTTCTACTGTTCTTGAGGATCTCTTTGATTACATCTGTGACGTTTTTACTGTCAAAGGCCTTGATGATGAGCTTTCCTCAGAGCAGAATGAGGTGAAGCTTGAGGAGGAAATCTCTCAGGCCTTAAAGAGAAGACTGATAAGACAGGATACCTTAACGTCCTTCAACAAAGACAACTATATATCAGATCCAGGTGATGATAGAACCTTAAGGCATATTCCTTCCTTTGATAAGAACAGTTATGTCGCTGATTTTTACAAGGCTCAAGGTCAAACAGGAAAAACTCGTGAGTATCTTGGTAACAAGGGAATTGGTTATTTCAAGGTTGAGCTGGAGGATAAGCTTACTCTTGGTGTTAATGAGATAAAAAAATGGTTCACAGATCCTGCGGCAGCATTTTTGAAAAATAATCTTGAGATTCGACTTCCAGATGATGGTTCTTCGGTATTGACTGATGACGAGTGTTTCTTCCTGAACAGATTCAAGCAAAACGGTCTGCTGCAGGAGTTAGGCTCATATTCAACAGATAAGAATATGGCTGAGACTTACCTTCAGAATCTTTCTCAGAGTGGCTATCTGCCTTATGGAGTCCTGTCAGATGGCTTAAAGAAAAAGCTCCTTGAAGGAAATAATTTGCTCTTAAAATCTCTTTATGAGGTTGAAGGTGAAAGAGTCGGAACCGAAATCCCTTATCAGAGGACTTTCGATGTTGATTTGTCTGAATATGCTGAGCCTTTAAATGAACCTTCCTTGAAGAACAGAATACTTAAGGTTGAATTCAGCGGAACTGTAGTGTTCCCAAATACCCTGATTAACTATTACTCTGATGGTGACTATTCAGCAAACTTTGTGTTATCCGCTGTTTTAAATTCCTTTGCACTTCATTATGCAGGAGCTCCTTCAGTTGTAAATACCATCAGTAAAACGGGAGAAATCATCAGCTTTGATGTAAAAGCGTTAGAGGAGATAGACTGTATTGACCGTATTTTTATCAATCTGCTTAAAATTGCAGTGCTGGCAATGTTAAGACCTCTTCCTGTTACATCGAAGCTTTTGACTGTATTAGGCAGTCACACTGATGAAGATAAATTCTTTGCGTATTCGCCTGAATCTAAATATCTGTACGGAAACTACGAAAGAGTATCTGAACATCTCCGTAAATTTGTTTTTTGCGGACGAGATGAAGAAGATGCCTCTTCTGTTTTGGGGCCTCTAGCTCTTTATGACTGTTTGCGAAGATGTGCTTCAAATTTCAGAGAGAAATCAGATAAGACAGTTTCCAAGAAAACGGCAGCAACAGAATCATCAAATTAA